One genomic window of Phoenix dactylifera cultivar Barhee BC4 chromosome 6, palm_55x_up_171113_PBpolish2nd_filt_p, whole genome shotgun sequence includes the following:
- the LOC120111170 gene encoding uncharacterized protein LOC120111170: MSSFEVVYGQHPRKPVDLIPLPMHSRTSESAESFAQHIRDLHKDIIKKLNISNQIYKQLADSHRRTSDLAEGDYVMIRIRPERFPSGTVKKLHARGAGPFKILKKIGSNAFVVDLPPDFGISSTFNISDLVKYKKPITIPSEPFEPNPSFESEPIPECPRPKFSKKHDRIERILDEQIISTRRKGYQRYLVRWHGRPESDDTWITREELQQIDPDILEHYQSQKQLPSTELNFLQSGRIGGDTNEPASLWLDC, translated from the coding sequence ATGAGTTCCTTTGAGGTTGTTTAcggtcagcaccctagaaaacctGTTGATCTCATTCCATTACCCATGCATTCCAGGACATCTGAGTCAGCTGAGTCATTTGCACAACATATTAGAGATCTGCATaaagatattataaaaaaattaaatatcagCAATCAAATTTATAAACAATTAGCAGATTCACATCGCCGGACATCTGATTTAGCTGAAGgtgattatgttatgatacgAATTAGACCAGAACGATTTCCTTCTGGAACTGTTAAGAAATTGCATGCACGAGGAGCAGgtccttttaaaattttaaagaagATCGGATCAAATGCATTTGTGGTAGATTTACCACCAGATTTTGGCATTAGTTCTACCTTTAATATCTCTGATTTGGTTAAGTATAAAAAGCCAATAACGATACCCAGCGAGCCATTTGAGCCTAATCCCTCCTTTGAGAGTGAACCCATACCTGAGTGTCCACGGCCAAAGTTTTccaagaaacacgatcgcattgAGAGGATCCTGGACGAGCAGATTATTTCTACTAGGAGGAAAGGCTACCAGAGGTACTTGGTTCGTTGGCACGGTCGACCAGAGTCTGATGACACATGGATAACCCGAGAAGAACTGCAGCAGATTGATCCAGACATTCTTGAGCACTATCAGAGCCAGAAACAACTTCCTTCAACGGAGTTGAATTTTCTCCAGTCCGGGAGAATTGGTGGGGACACCAATGAGCCAGCATCACTTTGGCTTGACTGTTAG